GCGGGCAGGCGCGCAGCAAGTACGGCGCGAAGAAATCGTCGAAGTCTAAGAAGTAAATCTGCGGGAGACACAGCATGCCCAGAAGATACCGTCCACCTCAACGCGAAGTTGAACCGGATGTGAAGTACAACAACGTTCGCATCACGATGTTCGTCAACCGGATGATGTTCGGTGGCAAGAAGAGCACCGCGCTGCGCGTTGTGTACGATGCAATGGCGCTGATTGAAGAGCGGGCCAAGCGTGATCCGGTCGAAGTCTTCGAAACCGGTCTGCGCAACGCGACCCCTATGCTCGAAGTGAAGCCCCGCCGCGTCGGTGGCTCGACCTATCAGGTGCCGGTCGAAGTGGGCGCGGATCGCGCTAACTCGCTGGCGATGCGCTGGCTGCTGGCCGCAGCACGGGCGCGGGGTGGCCGCAGCATGGCTGAGAAGCTGGCCGCGGAGTTCATGGACGCCGCCAACAATCAGGGCGCGGCGATCAAGAAGAAGGAAGACACCCACCGTATGGCGGAAGCCAACCGCGCGTTTGCACACTATCGTTGGTAAATTCAAGGACCTAGTCGAAGTCTCTCATGGCCAAAAAAGTCATCACCGGATCCGCCCTGGACCTGGAAAAGGTTCGGAACATCGGCATCATTGCTCACATCGATGCTGGCAAGACAACCACCACTGAGCGTGTGTTGTACTATGCCGGGCTTATTCATCGGATGGGTGAGGTGCATGACGGTGCGGCAACCACCGACTACATGGAACAGGAAAAAGAGCGGGGGATCACGATTACGTCGGCGGCAGTAACGGCGGCGTGGCGTGGTTGCCAGATCAACCTGATCGATACGCCCGGCCATGTGGATTTCACGGCTGAGGTACAACGCAGCCTGCGTGTCCTTGACGGCGGCGTTGTGGTGTTCGACGGTGTAGCGGGCGTTGAGCCGCAGTCCGAAACGGTCTGGCGGCAGGCGAATGACTATCATGTGCCCCGCATCTGCTTCGTCAACAAAATGGACCGCGTCGGCGCCGATTTTGAGCGCGCCGTTAGCATGATCATCGACCGCCTCAATGCCAACCCCGTGCCGATTCAGATTCCCTACGGCGAAGGTGCGGATTTTGGTGGCATCATCGATCTGATGAAGAGCGAGCTGGTCACCTACGGCGACGACCTGGGGGCTGCCATCGAGCGCCATCCCGTTCCGGCGGACATTCAGGACG
This sequence is a window from Aggregatilinea lenta. Protein-coding genes within it:
- the rpsG gene encoding 30S ribosomal protein S7 — its product is MPRRYRPPQREVEPDVKYNNVRITMFVNRMMFGGKKSTALRVVYDAMALIEERAKRDPVEVFETGLRNATPMLEVKPRRVGGSTYQVPVEVGADRANSLAMRWLLAAARARGGRSMAEKLAAEFMDAANNQGAAIKKKEDTHRMAEANRAFAHYRW